The following coding sequences are from one Thermocrinis jamiesonii window:
- the secA gene encoding preprotein translocase subunit SecA: MIEWLLKKIIGTKNEREIKRLRKVVEKINQKEKELDELTNKEVIAISKELFQKISQEESLKDEISKGRITEEVILAFALVKEAGKRTIGLRFFDVQLIGGLVLHEGKIAEMKTGEGKTLVATSAAYVNALTDRGVHVVTVNDYLARRDAQWMGPIYRFLGLEVGVINSDYSSYRVEWVDEDLFKKAVEEDLRVWPKGYFEEILPSEKINVEAKKAFFTKLVSCDRRSAYQAHITYGTNNEFGFDYLRDNMSFSLDDIVQVKGHHYAIIDEVDSILIDEARVPLIISGPSQMDTSIYYKADQAVRRLKAGEDYTVDEKNRTVQLKEEGIKKLEEFLGIENLYDIKYIDLLHAIYQSLKAHELFKRDVHYIVKDGEVLIVDEFTGRVLPGRRWSDGLHQAIEVKEGVPIQQENQTLASITFQNYFRLYQKLAGMTGTAETEALEFKEIYGLDVVVVPTHKPMRRKDLPDMVFKTKKEKWEEVVKQIEKEHSRGRPILVGTISIEDSEHLSKLLKERGIPHNVLNAKHHEKEAEIIAQAGRLGAVTISTNMAGRGTDILLGGNPEYLAKEILRKKGKIPEEATQEEWKSALQEAYRITEEEKKKVIELGGLLVIGTERHESRRIDNQLRGRAGRQGDPGESRFILSLEDDLLRLFGGDKVKKMMELLKIPEGEPIESRMVTKAIENAQKRIEAQNFQIRKRLLEYDNVVNVQRQTVYGLRRDILEGKDLEEYLEEFVKDVLNQKVTQLLPEEDPELWELKPLEDYLNELTGRKIDIPKVRDKEELVEKLSAEILSILEEKKKVWGDTLFREIFKVIALSNLDQLWREHLHILDRLREGIYLRGYAAKDPLVEYKKEAFLLFENMLYNLKEKVLEDLIKVQVASQEEVEEEVKREEEEREKLLKSAIFSGVEGKKDEKGPRRKTLKERLKAKRKKV; this comes from the coding sequence ATGATAGAATGGCTTTTGAAAAAAATCATAGGGACAAAGAACGAGCGTGAAATAAAGCGCCTTAGAAAGGTTGTTGAGAAAATAAATCAAAAAGAGAAGGAATTGGATGAACTTACAAACAAAGAAGTTATTGCTATTTCAAAAGAATTATTCCAAAAAATTTCCCAAGAGGAAAGCTTAAAGGATGAGATCAGCAAGGGTAGGATTACGGAAGAGGTTATCCTTGCCTTTGCTTTGGTTAAGGAGGCGGGGAAAAGGACCATAGGGCTTAGGTTCTTTGACGTTCAGCTCATTGGTGGTCTTGTTTTACATGAGGGTAAAATTGCAGAGATGAAGACAGGGGAAGGGAAAACCTTGGTAGCTACTTCAGCTGCTTACGTAAATGCCCTAACGGACAGAGGAGTGCATGTGGTGACTGTCAACGATTACTTGGCAAGAAGAGACGCACAGTGGATGGGTCCCATATACAGGTTCTTGGGCTTGGAGGTGGGTGTAATAAACTCAGATTATAGTTCCTACAGGGTGGAGTGGGTGGATGAAGATTTGTTCAAAAAAGCGGTAGAAGAAGACCTTAGAGTATGGCCTAAGGGATACTTTGAAGAAATACTTCCTTCAGAAAAAATAAACGTGGAAGCAAAAAAGGCGTTTTTTACCAAGTTGGTTTCTTGCGATAGAAGAAGCGCATACCAAGCCCACATAACTTACGGCACAAACAACGAGTTTGGCTTTGACTATCTAAGAGACAACATGAGCTTTTCTTTGGATGATATAGTTCAAGTAAAGGGACATCACTATGCCATAATAGACGAGGTGGATTCTATACTCATAGACGAGGCAAGGGTCCCGCTGATAATATCGGGGCCATCCCAGATGGATACTTCCATTTACTACAAGGCAGACCAAGCGGTGAGAAGGTTAAAAGCTGGAGAAGACTACACGGTAGATGAAAAAAATAGGACTGTTCAGCTAAAGGAAGAAGGTATAAAAAAGCTTGAGGAGTTTTTGGGAATTGAAAACCTTTATGACATTAAATACATAGACCTACTGCACGCTATTTATCAATCCTTAAAAGCTCACGAGCTGTTTAAAAGGGATGTGCATTACATAGTAAAGGATGGAGAGGTGCTAATAGTGGACGAATTTACGGGTAGGGTTTTACCTGGTAGAAGATGGTCCGACGGATTGCATCAGGCTATAGAGGTCAAGGAGGGTGTGCCCATACAGCAAGAGAATCAAACTTTGGCAAGCATAACTTTTCAGAACTACTTTAGGCTTTACCAAAAGTTGGCTGGTATGACTGGAACAGCAGAAACTGAAGCTTTAGAGTTTAAAGAAATATATGGGCTTGATGTGGTTGTGGTTCCAACTCACAAGCCCATGCGCAGGAAAGACTTGCCAGATATGGTCTTTAAGACCAAAAAGGAAAAGTGGGAGGAGGTGGTAAAACAGATAGAAAAAGAGCACAGCAGAGGAAGACCCATCTTAGTAGGCACAATATCCATAGAAGACTCAGAGCATCTTTCTAAACTTTTGAAAGAAAGAGGCATACCTCATAACGTGCTTAACGCAAAACATCACGAAAAGGAGGCAGAGATAATTGCTCAGGCGGGAAGGCTTGGAGCTGTTACCATATCCACCAACATGGCAGGTAGAGGTACGGACATACTGCTTGGTGGAAATCCGGAGTATTTAGCTAAGGAAATTCTGAGAAAAAAGGGTAAAATTCCGGAGGAGGCTACTCAGGAAGAGTGGAAGTCCGCTCTGCAAGAAGCATACAGAATAACTGAAGAGGAAAAGAAAAAGGTAATTGAACTTGGTGGTCTATTAGTTATAGGAACGGAAAGGCACGAATCAAGGAGGATAGACAACCAGCTGAGGGGTAGAGCTGGTAGGCAAGGCGACCCAGGTGAATCCAGATTTATTCTTTCCCTTGAGGATGACCTTCTGAGGCTATTTGGTGGAGACAAGGTAAAGAAGATGATGGAGCTTTTGAAGATCCCCGAAGGGGAACCCATAGAAAGCAGAATGGTAACGAAGGCTATCGAAAATGCACAGAAAAGGATAGAAGCCCAGAATTTCCAAATAAGGAAGAGACTTTTAGAATACGACAACGTAGTAAATGTGCAAAGGCAAACTGTTTATGGATTAAGAAGGGATATTTTGGAAGGCAAGGACTTAGAAGAATACTTGGAGGAGTTTGTAAAGGATGTGCTTAATCAAAAGGTTACACAGCTATTGCCTGAAGAGGATCCTGAACTTTGGGAGTTAAAGCCCTTGGAAGATTATTTAAATGAACTAACTGGAAGAAAAATAGACATTCCAAAGGTTAGAGACAAAGAAGAGCTTGTGGAAAAGCTAAGCGCTGAAATACTCAGCATACTGGAAGAAAAGAAAAAGGTGTGGGGAGATACTCTTTTTAGAGAGATCTTTAAGGTGATTGCACTGTCCAACCTTGACCAGCTATGGAGGGAACACCTTCATATACTTGACAGACTAAGGGAGGGTATATACCTGAGGGGATATGCTGCAAAGGATCCGTTGGTGGAATACAAAAAGGAAGCTTTCTTGCTCTTTGAAAACATGCTGTATAACCTAAAGGAAAAGGTACTTGAAGATTTGATTAAGGTTCAGGTTGCTTCTCAAGAAGAGGTGGAAGAGGAGGTAAAAAGGGAAGAGGAGGAAAGGGAAAAACTGCTTAAATCTGCCATTTTCAGTGGGGTAGAAGGCAAAAAGGACGAAAAAGGGCCAAGAAGGAAGACTTTAAAGGAAAGGTTAAAAGCCAAAAGGAAGAAGGTCTAA
- the ilvE gene encoding branched-chain-amino-acid transaminase: MEYAFFEDKIVPVEEAKISIKTNSFHYGTAVFEGIRAYWNEEEEQLYILFAKEHYQRLLNNCRAMFMELKYSAEDLVDITKEILRKSEVREDVYIRPIAYFKDLALTPKLVGFTPTVAIYIYKFGRYLDTSKGIRVKVSSWRRNDDNSIPSRWKVAGAYVNSALAKTEALLSGYDEAIMLNQNGFVAEGSGENIFILRGRKLITPSYSEHILEGITRSAVIKLAKNELMLEVEERPVARSELYIADEIFLTGTAAEITPVIEVDNRKINGGEVGPITKELQELYFKAVSGRMERYKVWLTPVYEK; the protein is encoded by the coding sequence ATGGAATACGCCTTCTTTGAAGACAAAATAGTGCCAGTAGAAGAGGCAAAGATAAGTATAAAGACCAACTCTTTTCATTATGGCACCGCAGTTTTTGAGGGTATAAGGGCTTATTGGAATGAAGAGGAAGAACAACTATACATCCTATTTGCCAAAGAGCACTACCAGAGGCTTTTAAACAACTGTAGAGCTATGTTCATGGAACTTAAGTATTCCGCCGAAGATTTAGTGGATATTACAAAGGAAATTCTAAGAAAAAGCGAAGTAAGGGAGGATGTTTATATAAGACCTATAGCTTACTTCAAAGACCTTGCTCTAACTCCAAAGCTTGTCGGCTTTACCCCCACTGTTGCCATATACATTTACAAGTTTGGTAGATATTTGGACACTTCCAAGGGAATTAGGGTAAAGGTTTCTTCTTGGCGTAGGAACGACGACAACTCTATCCCTTCAAGGTGGAAGGTAGCAGGTGCTTATGTAAACAGTGCGTTGGCTAAAACTGAAGCTCTCCTATCTGGATATGACGAGGCGATAATGTTAAATCAGAACGGTTTTGTAGCAGAAGGTTCGGGAGAAAACATATTTATACTGAGAGGTAGAAAACTTATAACCCCTTCTTACTCAGAGCACATATTGGAGGGCATAACAAGATCTGCGGTCATAAAGCTTGCAAAGAATGAGCTGATGTTAGAAGTTGAAGAAAGACCCGTAGCAAGGAGTGAGCTTTATATAGCAGATGAAATTTTTCTAACAGGAACCGCCGCTGAGATAACACCGGTGATTGAGGTAGACAACAGAAAAATAAATGGAGGGGAAGTGGGACCCATCACAAAAGAACTGCAGGAACTTTATTTTAAGGCTGTGAGTGGTAGGATGGAAAGATACAAAGTTTGGCTTACGCCAGTTTATGAAAAGTGA
- the fliG gene encoding flagellar motor switch protein FliG: protein MPEAKSKLSKPQKAAILLMALPPQVAVEVMKELKDEEIQEILVYASNLEGITLKDIEEIGKEFIEEYKATSFITPDMEALLEFARKVLPPEKFAKIYEFLSSSTLIKSFQELERVDERFLANLLRNEHPQTIAVVLSQLSAGKSAEVLKLLPDSLKVEVTKRMATLENISPELMGELIEVLAEEIKSMGISGIMQKMEGVPLVANILNALDRNTANSILLKLEQEDPYLAEKIREKMFTFEDIRKLDNKAIVEILKAVDKNVLMIALKGAPEDIKEKFLSNMSKKAAEIMKEDMEAMGPVRVSEVEKAQKEVIRVIKNLADQGIIDLTSGEYYA, encoded by the coding sequence ATGCCTGAAGCAAAAAGTAAATTGAGCAAACCACAAAAGGCTGCCATACTGTTAATGGCACTCCCGCCTCAGGTAGCAGTTGAAGTTATGAAAGAACTAAAGGATGAGGAAATACAAGAGATCCTCGTTTACGCTTCAAACTTAGAAGGGATTACTTTAAAGGACATAGAGGAGATAGGCAAGGAATTTATAGAAGAATACAAAGCAACATCCTTCATAACCCCAGATATGGAAGCTCTATTGGAATTTGCAAGAAAAGTATTACCTCCAGAAAAATTTGCGAAAATATACGAGTTTTTAAGCAGTTCAACGCTTATAAAAAGTTTTCAGGAATTGGAAAGGGTGGATGAACGCTTTCTTGCCAATCTTTTGAGAAATGAACATCCACAAACCATAGCTGTGGTTCTTTCTCAGCTTTCCGCTGGAAAATCAGCGGAGGTACTAAAGCTTTTACCAGACAGCTTGAAAGTGGAAGTAACAAAGAGAATGGCAACCCTTGAAAACATATCCCCCGAATTAATGGGTGAATTGATAGAAGTTTTAGCAGAAGAGATTAAAAGTATGGGAATAAGCGGTATTATGCAAAAGATGGAAGGTGTTCCCCTTGTAGCTAACATCCTCAACGCGCTTGATAGAAACACAGCAAACAGTATTCTACTAAAGTTGGAACAAGAAGATCCATATTTAGCAGAAAAGATAAGGGAAAAAATGTTTACCTTTGAAGACATAAGGAAGTTAGACAACAAAGCCATAGTGGAAATCTTAAAAGCTGTTGATAAGAACGTGCTTATGATAGCCCTTAAGGGTGCTCCAGAGGATATAAAGGAAAAATTCCTGTCAAACATGTCTAAGAAAGCTGCTGAGATAATGAAAGAAGATATGGAAGCTATGGGACCTGTTAGGGTTAGTGAGGTAGAGAAGGCTCAAAAAGAGGTCATAAGAGTAATCAAAAACTTGGCAGACCAAGGCATAATAGATTTGACCAGTGGAGAATACTATGCCTGA
- a CDS encoding M28 family peptidase: MKSEIYEELRLRAYEYLTLSRFPGTKEHKKAKEIIKTILREKAIPFVEERFSVKKRVPVRAYLETNGNFVKAFPFVGSLSGTFEGYVKEDFIEGDIALQEAKSVNFELLKNKNVKALVCYLGSLDQIFYGAVHEDLAVVSIKRSELPKVKDFYVRLYVESKEEELRCSNIVFELGKGPVVYVIAHMDTKPETCGAVDNGLASFILPYLYQELKKDFRLPFKLRFLITDCEEIGLEGAKHHVSKGLKHAYYCINLDGIGWNSPVVIYRDSGGYNDHELSERFYRIARQVGLEVELKAVPSAKSDHIPFKMAGLKTLFLSSHPLPIRHTICDNYYAIDWQIAKLWFFAVLHFLKDLGKI, encoded by the coding sequence ATGAAAAGTGAAATATACGAAGAATTAAGATTAAGAGCTTACGAGTATCTAACCCTAAGCAGGTTTCCTGGCACAAAGGAACACAAAAAAGCAAAGGAAATTATAAAGACCATTCTTAGAGAAAAGGCTATTCCTTTTGTGGAAGAACGTTTTTCAGTAAAAAAGCGTGTGCCGGTTAGAGCTTATTTAGAAACAAATGGAAATTTTGTTAAAGCTTTTCCCTTTGTTGGAAGTTTGAGCGGAACCTTTGAAGGATACGTAAAGGAAGATTTTATAGAAGGGGACATAGCCCTTCAGGAAGCAAAGAGCGTAAACTTTGAGCTTTTAAAGAACAAAAATGTAAAAGCTTTGGTTTGTTATCTTGGCAGTTTAGACCAAATATTCTACGGTGCGGTGCATGAAGATTTAGCGGTAGTTTCTATTAAAAGGAGCGAGCTTCCAAAAGTAAAGGACTTTTACGTCAGGCTTTATGTGGAAAGCAAAGAAGAAGAGCTTAGGTGTAGCAACATAGTGTTTGAGTTGGGAAAAGGTCCTGTGGTTTATGTGATAGCTCATATGGATACAAAGCCAGAAACTTGCGGAGCGGTAGACAACGGATTGGCATCTTTCATCCTACCTTATCTCTACCAAGAGTTGAAGAAGGACTTTAGACTTCCTTTCAAACTTAGGTTTCTGATTACCGATTGTGAGGAAATAGGTTTAGAAGGTGCAAAGCACCATGTAAGCAAGGGACTAAAACATGCATATTATTGCATTAACTTAGATGGCATAGGATGGAACAGTCCGGTGGTTATATACAGAGATAGTGGTGGATACAACGATCATGAGTTGTCTGAGCGTTTCTACCGCATAGCAAGGCAGGTAGGTTTAGAAGTTGAACTCAAAGCGGTCCCATCCGCAAAAAGCGACCACATACCCTTCAAAATGGCTGGACTAAAAACGCTTTTCTTAAGCTCCCATCCACTACCTATTAGGCACACTATCTGCGACAATTACTACGCAATAGATTGGCAAATAGCCAAGCTTTGGTTTTTTGCTGTTTTGCATTTCCTAAAAGACCTTGGAAAAATTTAA
- a CDS encoding tetratricopeptide repeat protein, which yields MVRKLFLLAFLISSCGGVTQEELNFKLSQINKRITQLEEQQRKIEAQQIKIEERVDALSQNLASLRLELEETKTGGEIHHRRATEELKTGEQLAKDSAPKDYEKEYQEALNLYNLRQLNQAKDKFIEFIKNNPQTPLTDNAYLWLGVVYRDLGDIKRAEAVWRTLEEKCKRGELVDCNKLPSAYLQLARIYENSGDTAKAKEYYEKILREFPLSDEANIAKTKVDR from the coding sequence ATGGTAAGGAAGCTGTTCCTTTTAGCTTTTCTTATATCCTCCTGTGGTGGAGTGACGCAAGAAGAGTTAAACTTCAAGCTTTCTCAGATAAACAAACGCATAACCCAACTGGAAGAACAACAAAGAAAGATTGAAGCTCAACAGATAAAGATAGAGGAAAGAGTAGATGCGCTGTCTCAGAATTTGGCAAGTTTGAGGTTAGAGCTTGAAGAAACAAAGACCGGAGGAGAAATCCATCACCGCAGAGCCACTGAAGAACTAAAAACTGGCGAGCAGTTAGCAAAGGACAGCGCTCCAAAGGACTACGAAAAAGAATATCAAGAGGCGCTTAACCTTTACAACCTCAGACAGTTAAATCAGGCAAAGGATAAGTTCATAGAGTTTATTAAAAATAATCCCCAAACACCCCTAACAGACAATGCCTACCTTTGGCTGGGTGTGGTCTACAGGGATCTTGGAGACATAAAGAGGGCGGAGGCTGTTTGGAGAACGTTGGAGGAAAAATGTAAAAGAGGTGAGCTGGTAGATTGCAACAAATTACCCTCTGCTTACCTACAGCTTGCCAGGATCTACGAAAACTCCGGAGACACAGCTAAAGCTAAGGAATACTACGAAAAAATCCTAAGAGAATTCCCTCTGTCGGACGAGGCCAACATAGCAAAGACCAAAGTTGATAGGTAA
- a CDS encoding FliH/SctL family protein — MPDFFKPIHSPALSEPVQEEKQREESTDLLREVEALKDALISMEKKLQECLKTKEELRSLNSKLEEEKNSLLVKNKELEDLVNDLSLSKETFEKLIQEFSHHLSKIEERIKEELKELAIRIARKLYLTDKLPKEEVILKALEKALDNSNLIGGMVRIFLNPKDYPFVEQLINKLEMGNVKIELIKKSDINRGDFLMETPNFWIERELDSILKEIEEEL; from the coding sequence ATGCCTGATTTCTTTAAACCTATACACTCTCCTGCGCTTTCGGAACCTGTCCAAGAGGAAAAACAGCGTGAAGAAAGCACAGATCTGCTTAGAGAAGTTGAAGCTTTGAAGGACGCTTTGATCTCTATGGAGAAAAAACTGCAGGAGTGCTTAAAAACAAAGGAAGAGTTAAGATCCCTTAACTCTAAATTGGAAGAAGAAAAAAATTCTTTACTGGTTAAAAACAAGGAGTTGGAAGACTTAGTAAATGATTTAAGTCTCTCTAAAGAAACTTTTGAAAAGCTCATTCAAGAATTTTCACACCATCTTTCAAAAATTGAAGAGCGCATAAAGGAAGAGCTAAAAGAATTAGCAATACGAATAGCCAGAAAGCTTTATTTGACTGACAAACTTCCAAAGGAAGAGGTAATCTTAAAGGCCTTAGAAAAAGCTCTTGACAATAGTAATCTAATTGGAGGTATGGTACGGATATTTTTAAATCCAAAAGATTACCCTTTTGTGGAGCAGTTGATTAACAAGCTTGAAATGGGCAATGTGAAAATTGAACTAATTAAGAAAAGCGATATCAACAGAGGAGATTTTCTAATGGAAACTCCCAACTTTTGGATAGAGAGGGAGCTGGATAGTATTTTGAAGGAAATAGAAGAGGAGCTATGA
- a CDS encoding FliI/YscN family ATPase, which yields MKGIYRIYGKVLKVSGIHLEATAPEGAVGNHVIIKTDNGDVDGEVIGFHENRYLIMPFGSLSGVKVGDRVWIKGEGVSTVVGEQALGQLLNPLGRRIADGKPISGERRPIELKDINPLHRRRIKEVFDTGVRTINALFTLGKGQKVGVFAGAGVGKTTLLGMITKFSKADVVVLGLIGERGREVREFVEDILGEAIARSVVIVTTADQAPIMKVKGAISALVHARYFAEKGYDVLLVLDSLTRFAMAQREVGLSAGEPPTLKGYTPSVFYLLSRIVESCGAFQNGSITGIFSVLVEGDDISLDPVADALMGMLDGHIILSRKLANAGLFPAIDPVKSLSRLMPQIVQQDHMRVALQIKEILSAYESVEELVNLGLYTQGTNPLVDKVIKHERAIKDFFRQDYKTSVDFESSVSSLMELFRKLME from the coding sequence ATGAAAGGTATATATAGGATATACGGGAAGGTTCTAAAGGTTAGCGGTATTCATTTAGAAGCTACTGCGCCAGAAGGAGCTGTGGGCAATCATGTCATTATAAAAACAGACAACGGTGACGTGGATGGAGAGGTGATAGGTTTTCATGAAAACAGGTATCTTATTATGCCTTTTGGAAGTTTGTCAGGAGTAAAGGTGGGGGATAGAGTATGGATAAAGGGAGAAGGGGTATCTACTGTGGTTGGAGAGCAAGCCCTTGGACAGCTGTTGAACCCTTTGGGTAGAAGAATTGCGGATGGAAAACCTATATCCGGAGAGAGAAGACCGATAGAGCTTAAAGATATAAATCCTTTGCACAGACGTAGGATAAAAGAGGTGTTTGATACAGGCGTAAGAACTATAAACGCACTCTTCACCTTAGGTAAGGGACAAAAGGTAGGCGTATTTGCAGGAGCTGGTGTGGGAAAAACCACTTTGTTGGGGATGATCACAAAGTTCAGTAAAGCGGATGTGGTAGTGCTTGGTTTGATAGGCGAAAGAGGTAGAGAAGTTAGAGAATTCGTAGAGGACATTTTAGGGGAGGCAATAGCAAGAAGTGTAGTTATAGTTACAACAGCAGATCAGGCGCCTATAATGAAAGTAAAAGGTGCTATCAGTGCATTGGTCCATGCAAGGTATTTTGCCGAAAAGGGCTATGACGTGCTCTTGGTGTTGGACTCTCTAACTCGTTTTGCCATGGCTCAGAGAGAGGTTGGGCTTTCCGCTGGAGAACCCCCCACTTTAAAGGGCTATACACCTTCTGTCTTCTACCTTCTATCCAGGATAGTAGAAAGTTGTGGAGCCTTTCAAAACGGTAGCATAACGGGAATATTCAGCGTTTTGGTTGAAGGGGATGATATAAGCCTTGATCCTGTGGCGGATGCCCTTATGGGCATGCTTGACGGTCATATTATCCTCTCAAGAAAACTTGCCAACGCAGGTTTATTCCCCGCCATAGACCCAGTAAAAAGCTTAAGCAGGTTAATGCCACAAATAGTCCAGCAGGACCACATGCGAGTTGCTCTTCAGATTAAGGAAATCCTAAGTGCTTACGAATCTGTTGAAGAACTGGTGAATTTAGGTTTATACACTCAGGGCACTAACCCGTTGGTGGATAAAGTTATAAAACACGAAAGGGCAATAAAGGACTTTTTCAGGCAAGATTACAAAACCTCCGTAGATTTTGAAAGTAGCGTTTCAAGCCTTATGGAATTGTTCAGAAAGTTAATGGAATAG